The Mycolicibacterium aichiense region GCTGGGTGAGACGACAGTGGTGGTGGCCCCGATGTTCCACGCCTGGGGCTTCTCGCAGCTGGTGTTCGCCTCGGCGATGGCATGCACCGTGGTGACCCGCCGCAAGTTCGATCCGGAGGCGACGCTGGCCCTGGTCGACAAGTACAAGGCCACCGGGTTGTGTGTGGTTCCAGTGATGTTCGACCGCATCATGGACCTGCCCGATGACGTTCGCGCGAAATACAGCGGCCGCAGCCTGCGGTTCGCGGCCTGCTCGGGATCGCGGATGCGGCCCGACGTCGTCACCAAATTCATGGACGAATTCGGCGACGTCATCTACAACAACTACAACGCCACCGAAGCGGGCATGATCGCCACCGCGACCCCGACCGATCTGCGGGCCGCACCCGATACCGCGGGAAAGCCGGCCGTGGGCACCGAGATCCGGATCTACGACGACGAGTTCAACGCGGTTCCCACCGGCGAGGTCGGGCGGATCTTTGTGAAGAACTCCACCCAGTTCGACGGTTACACCTCGGGTAACACCAAGGACTTTCACGACGGCTTCATGTCCTCGGGCGACATCGGCCGCCTCGACGATGCGGGCCGGCTGTTCGTGGTGGGCCGTGACGACGAGATGATCGTCTCGGGCGGTGAGAACGTGTACCCGATCGAGGTGGAGAAGACGCTGGCCGGGCACGCCGAGGTGGCCGAAGCCACGGTGCTGGGCGTCGACGACGAACAGTTCGGCCAGCGACTGGTGGCCTTCGTGGTCCTCACCGACGGCGCGACGGCGAACCCTGACGACCTGAAGGCGCACGTCCGGGAGAACTTGGCCAACTACAAGGTGCCGCGGGAGATCACCATCCTGAGCGAACTGCCGCGCGGAAGCACTGGCAAAATCCTGCGTAATGAACTCATCGCTCACACGGCTGACGGCTGAGCTGCGGCGCCCGCGCCCGCTGGCCCGCGCGCTCGTCGAACTGGCCAATGCCGCCAACGGATTTCGCCCACTGGGGCGCCAGGGCTACAAGACGCTGGTGGTCTTCTCGTTCGGCTGGCCCACCTCGGAAGTACCGATGCTCTACCTGGGCGGCTCCGTTCTCGACGCGGCACGGCGCGGCCTGCGCGGCGACTTCCGCGGCCGGCGGGGTGTCGCCGCGCTGGCGTTGACGGCCGCGTCATGGCTGTTCCTGCTGGCGATTCAGCGCCGCAACGTGACCACACCCCGACCGGTGTTGCGCGACGCGCTGGTCGAGGGGCTCGGCGAGGACTTCACCGACGTCCTGGACACGTTGCCGGGCACACCGTCCCCGTCGGGGCGACCCAGCGGCTTTTCTCCCGTCGCTGCGCTCGCCCCGGCGTGGCGGACCACCTGGTCGCGGCGACGTTTCGTCGACAAGACGAGCACGATCAGCTACGGACCGCACGGGCGGGCCAATCTGGCCGACGTATGGCGCCGCCGCGACCTGCCCCGCGAGGGCAAGGCGCCGGTGCTGCTGGAGGTTCCCGGTGGCGCGTGGGCCATCGGCTGGCGCCGCCCTCAGGCCTACCCGTTGATGAGCCACCTCGCCGACCGCGGCTGGATCTGTGTGGCGATGAACTACCGGGTCAGCCCGGCGCACACCTGGCCGGACCACATCGTCGACGTCAAGCGTGCGCTGGCCTGGATCAAGGAGAACATCGCAGACTACGGCGGTGACCCGAATTTCGTTGCCATCACCGGTGGTTCGGCCGGCGGGCATCTGGCGGCGCTGGCGGCCTTGACTCCCAACGACCCGCAGTACCAGCCTGGCTTCACCGACGCGGACACGTCGGTGGTGGCGGCGGTCCCGGTGTACGGGCGCTACGACTGGTACACCACGCACGGCAACGGCCGCCGCGAGTTCATCGGCTACCTCGAGCGCCTCGTCGTCAAGCGGCAGTTCAGCCGGTTCCGGGATATCTACACCGCCGCATCACCGATCCGGCGGTTGCGCGCGGACGCCCCGCCGTTCTTCATCCTGCACGGCGAGCACGACTCGGTGATCCCGGTCGACGAGGCGCGGGACTTCGTCGCCGAATTCCGCACGGTGGCACAGGCGCCGGTGCTCTACGCCGAATTGCCCGGCGCACAGCACGCTTTCGACATCTTCTCCTCGCCGCGGGCACATCAGTCCGCCGAGGCGGTCGGGCAGTTCCTGTCGTGGGTATACGCCAAATGGTCGACTAAGGGGGAGCATGCGTAAACACGTCCGGCGGGTCCGCGATATCGGGCTACGCCGAGTGATCATCGCTGCCGCCCTGCTGGTGGCCGTGCTCGCGGCGAGTGTCGCGGGGTATGCCTCCAGCCGGAACAACACCGACCAGGAAAGTTTCTTTGGCGACGGCGACAATGCCGACCGGGTCAACGTCACCGCCTGGATCACGAAGGTCGACTCTGCGACCCAACAGCTTTCGGTGACCATCATCCAGGTGGCACCGAATGGCAAGCTGGCCAACCCGGACGGCAACTTCATCCAGGACGTGACACTGACGACGGCCGCGATCGGCAACTGGAAGGCCGAGATCAAGGCGGGCGATCCCGCCCCGGACATCGAGCAGAGGGTCGGCGTCGACGGCGCGGTCACCGACTATCCGTTCGATCGCTACACCGGTCAGCTGGAGGTTCACGTCTTCACTCCCGAGGGAAACAATCTTCCGGTGGCCCTCACCGTGGTCAACACCGATCCGTTCTTCGGGCTCAACACCTCCTCGGTGACATCCCAGGGCGGTGTCGCGGTGAATCTCGGCCTGCACCGCACCATGCCCACCGTGATCTTCGCGGTGTTCATCATGGTGCTGATGCTGGGCCTGGCGCTCGGCGCGGTGGTCGCCGCCTTCTACATCCTGCATTGGCGACGGGGCCTGATCTTCCCGGCCTGCTCGATGATGGCGGCCATCCTGTTCGCGTTGATCCCGCTACGCAATGCGGTGCCTGGTAACCCGCCGATCGGTTCGATCATCGACTTCGGGTCGTTCTTCATCGCCGAAGCGGTGATCTCGATCTCGCTGATCTCCAGCATCGTTCTGGGCTTCCGGCATCAGCGCAAGATCGAACTCGCCGAAAGCGCCGCCACCGAGGTTCTGGAGAAGAACCCCGCCGAGGACAGCCCGACGACCGCCACCGAGTATCGCTAGGCTTGCGCCATCGCGGTCTCGACGACCGCCAGTTCACCGGAAAGCCCTGCCGCCACTCGTATTTCGGAGAACGCCGCCAGCATGGCCTCGGTGACCTCGTGCGGGTCGCCGACCGTGATGCTGTCGGTGAGCACCGAGATGTTGAGCTGGTCGACGTAGCTCCACACGGTGATGTTCATCCCGCTGCCGGTGGTCAGCGGACCGACGGAGTAGATCTCGGTGACCAGTGCCCCGCCGACCCGGCCGTGTTCGCGCGGTCCGGGCACGTTCGAGATCGGCAGATTCAGCACCTTGTTCTGGCCGTCCTTGGTGGACAACCACTTGAACAGCGCCTGGGCCGGCGCAGGCGGCAAATAGGTGGACCACCGGCTGATGAGTTCTGGACCGACGAGCTGGTGGCTCTCCTTGGCCAGTACGGCGGCGTCATGGGTCTGCCGCACCCGCTCCAGTGGATCTTCGACGTCGACCGGGACGGCCACCATCATGCCGGTGAAGTAATTGCCCGACACCCGATCCGGGTCGAAGTTGAAGCTCACCGGCACCGAGGCCAGCAGCGGGTGATCGGCCACCCCGTCGTAGCGCAGCAGCAGCGTGCGCAGGGCGCCTGCGGCGGTGGCCAGCACCATGTCGTTGATCGTGACACCGAGGAGCTTGCTGGTCTCTTTGACTTCGGCGAGCGCCAAAGTTGCTGTGGCGAACCGTCGTTCGGGGGCGAGCATGTGGTTGAGGAAGGACGGCGGCGGGGTGAAGGGCATGGTCAGCTCGGGCGACAGCTTGCGGTTGCTGCGGCGCACTCGGGACATACCGTCGGCGGTGTACTTGATCACGCTCGGCAACTTGGCGATCTGCCGGAAATGGTCGGCGAATGCCGAGCGCACCAGCTCACCGCGGCGGGGTGAGGGGTCGGTCGAGAAATCCTGGTCCGGGTCGGGACCGCTCTGCAGATCCATCCCGCGCGCCATCAGGTTCCCGGAGGCGACACCGTCGGCCAGCGCGTGATGGATCTTGCCGACAACGGCGATGCGCCCGTTGGCAAGACCCTCGACGAAGTACATCTCCCACAGTGGACGGTCCCGGTCCAGCGGGGTGCTGGCGATCTCGCCGATCGCCTCATCCAGTTCGCGCCGCCCACCCGGCTCCTTCACCCGCCACGGGCGGATGTGGTACTCGAGGTCGACGTCGCAGTTCTCCCGCCACATCGGGTGGTGGAACTTGAACGGGATGGTGACCAACTGGTACCGGAACGGATCGAGCTTGTAGAGCCTGCCCCGGATCACCTGACGGAACTCTTCGACACCGAAGGTGCGCTCACCGAGGTCCTGCAATTCGATGATCGCCACCTTGAGGGTGTGCATGTGCACATTGGGAGCCTCGCTGTACAGCAGCACAGCATCCCAGCCACGCAATCTCTTCATCCGTGCGCCTCTCCGCCCCTGCCCCGTCCCGATCGGGACGATACAGCCGAGTAGGTCTCAGATGACCTCTTTGGTGGACATCGCCGCGCGGTCGCGGTGGATCCGATTGAGGAACAGACCGATCGCTGTCGACACCGACCCGGTGCGAGCACCGTCGGTCATGTCGAAACCGTGTCCGGCGCCGGGCAATTCGACATATCCCACCGGAGAGTGGGACACGCTGCGCAACCGCTCGACGAAGCTCTGGGCCTGCGCGACGGGAATGACGCTGTCGCCGGAGCCGTGCACCACCAGGAACGGCGGGGCGTCGGGATGGATCCGCGCGATCGGTGACGCCTTGCGGAAGAGATCACCGTGCTTGCTCTGCTTCTTGTTGACCACCACGCGCTCGAGGAAGTCGACGAACCGCATGCGTTCCGGCGTCGAGCGGTCTTCCCAGTCGTACCGGCCGTAGATACCCACGACGGCGTCGACTGCGGTGTCCGAACCCTCCGGCAGGTGCTCCTGGAACTCGGGGTCGTCGATGGTCAGTCCGGCCAGCGCGGCCAGGTGACCGCCGGCCGAACACCCGGCGACGGCAACGAAGTCGCGGTCGCCACCGAAGCGGTCGACGTTGGCGCGGGCCCAGGCGATCGCGGCCTTGATGTCGTGGATGTGCTGCGGCCACGGGTGGTGCGGCGCGACGCGGTACTCCACGGACAGGCACACCCAGCCCTGGGCGGCCAGATGCGACATCAGTGCGTAGCCCTGCAGGATGCGGCTGCCATGAACCCAGGCGCCGCCCGGGACGAACACGAGAACCGGTGCGGGCTCGGCGGGCAGATCCTCGCGACGCCAGACATCGAGAACCTGGGTCGGGTGATCGCCGTAGCGAACCGACGAACGGTAGAGATGCTTGCGGTGCTCCAGGGCCCTCGCCACCGGCGGCTTGGTGTCGGGCGCCGGCCAGTCGATCTGCAGGTCCTCGGGCAGCACCACACCCCGCAACCCGGTTTCGGCGACCTGGCGGGTGCTCTCCCGCTGAACTCGGCGCACGCGGCCGGCGTCGGGCGCCAGCCACGACTTGGCGGCCGCACCGAGGAGCTCGGGCATCTGCTTGGCGCCCCACACACTCATGGCGCTCAGCGCGCCCAGCGGCTCCAGATGCTTGCCGACCACGGGCAGCTGGGCTGAGGCCATGCTCATCGCCATCAGATAGTCGGCCGGACCCGCCTGCATCATCCAGCGGGCCGTCGTCCACGGATTAACCGTCATGGCGCGAAGCGTACCCCGCTGGCACTTTCTGAAACGACAAATTCTTCGGAATGTTCACTGCTTTGCTGGCCGAATCGAGATTCAGTCGTGCCCAGCGAATCCCGCGGTGCGCCGGGGTTTGCCCGGACGTCAGTGTCCGGCGTTTCGCGCCAGCTCGATCGCGAATGAATTCACGAAGTGACCCGGGCCCGGATCGCCCCGGCCGCAGGACCCGTCGGAGTCACCCGGACGCTTGACCCACAGGAACGCGTCGATGTGGCCGTTTCCGGTGTTGGTGGTCGGCTGGACGCCGAGCGCCCGGCCGCTCGGGTTGCACCAGTACAGCTCCCCGTCGGCCGGTCCGTTGCCGTTGCGTGAGGTGTCGATGACATACGGCTTGCCGCCGGTCATGCCGGAAATCGCTTCGCCGTAACCGATTTCCTCATCGGTGGTGAAGAAGTTGGAGACGTTGAGGCTGAAGCCGCGGGCTTTCTCGATACCCACCTGGTTGAGCCGATTGGCGATCTCGTCCGCGGGAAGCCACCGCGAGTGTCCGGCGTCGACGTACACCGCGGCGGCGGGGTTGCGGGTCAGCGTGTCCACGCCGTAACGAATCAGGTCGAAGCGCTCCTGACGCGCGCTGCCCGACAGGCAGTCGGCCATGTCGAGGGCATCCGGTTCCAGGATGACCGTCACCGGGCCGCCGCCGATCTGGGAGGCGACGCGGTCGATCCACCCGCGGTAGGCCTCGCCCGAGCCGAAACCGCCTGCCGCGAAGCTGCCGCAGTCGCGGTTCGGCAGCGAGTAGATGGCCAGCATCGGCATGGCGCCGGCCGCCCAGGCCCCGTTGAGATAGGTGCTCACCGCAGCGGCCGGCACCAGGTTGTCGATGAAGTAAGCCTGGGGGGTGTTGGCGATGTAGGCCAGTTCGGGGCTGTCCGGATTCGCCTTCGAGGCCCGCATGGCCGCCGAGTTCGGATCGACGTAGAACGGCGATCCACCGATCGGGGCGGCGTCATCCGCGAGGCGGATGGGGCCGGTGTGAACCGGCGCGGTGCCGAGTACCAGCCCGGCGACGACAGCGAGGGTCAGGAACGGGGCGATCCACCGTGCGACGGCACCGGCAGCGAAGGACATCACCGAAGAAAAGCTAGTGCGCACCCGCGGCAAACGCCAACTGTCGGCCACGTCGAACCGGACTTCGTCCCTAGACTCAGACGACACTGAAGGAGGCCGGGATGACCATGGCTGCGGATGCGATCTATGTGGGCGGCACTATCGTCACGATCGACGACCTCAACCCGTCGGCAACCGCCCTGGCGGTGCGGGCCGGGCGGATCACCGCGGTCGGCGACCGAGACGACGTCATAGCCGCGCATCGGGGGCCCAGTACCCGGGAGATCGACCTCGACGGTGCGACGTTGTTGCCGGGTTTCCTCGACCCGCACAGCCACTACATCAACTCATTGACCGTCGCCAACCAGGTGAACGTGTTCGCTCCACCTGCCGGGCCAGGCGCCGACGTCGGCGCGATCGTGGATTCCCTCAGGTCATTTCGGGACACACACCGGGTGCCCGCCGGCGAGATGATCGTCGCTTACGGCTACGACGACACCTTGATGCCCGGCGGACGGACGCTGCACAAGGAGGACCTCGACGCCGACTTCCCGGCCAATCCGGTACTGGTGGGCCATGTTTCGATGCACGGCGCGGTGCTCAACTCGGCGGCGATGCGGATGTTCGGTATCACCGCGGACACCGAGACTCCCGCAGGCGGGGTGATCGTGCGCAAAGAGGGTTCCACCGAGCCCGACGGGCTGGTGATGGAGACGGCGTTCTTACCGATCTTCGCCGCCATGCCCAAGCCGACACCGTCGCAGGAGATCGCCTGGAGCAAGGCGGGGCAGATGCTCTACGCCGCGGCGGGCATCACGACGGCGCATGAAGGCGCCACCCACGCCTCAGACGTGGAATTGATCTACCGGGCCGCCGAAGGCGGAGCGACCCTGATCGACGTCGTTGCCTATCCGTTCATTCTCGAACTCGACGAGGTGCTGCAACGTCACCCTCCGGAGACGTTCGGCAGCTACCACAACAGGGTCAAGCTCGGCGGGGTGAAAGTCACCCTGGACGGCTCGCCACAAGGACGCACGGCATATTTCACAACGCCGTACCTGACCGATGGCCCTGACGGACAGCACAACTGGTGCGGTGAGCTCGGCTTCTCCCAGGAGACTGTCAACGGCTGGTTCAAGAAGGTCTACGACCTCGGCCTGCCGCTCGACATTCACGCCAACGGAGACGCGGCCATCGACGTCGCGCTTGCCGCCCACGAATTCGCGGGCGCCGGCGATCTCGGCAAGGACCGTCTCACGGTCATGGTCCACTCTCAATTCGTCCGCCGGGACCAGCTTCAGCGCTACGTCGACTATCGGATCATCCCGTCGTTCTTCACCCCGCACACTTTCTACTTCGGCGACGCGCACGTCCGGTTGCGCGGTAAGACCCAGGCAGACTTCCTGTCCCCGATGCGCGCGGCGATCGACCTCGGGCTCTCCCCCACCAACCACACCGACTTCGTCGTCACCCCGCTGGATCAGATGTTCGTGGTGTGGACGGCGGTGAACCGAATCTCGCGCGGCGGCGACATTATCGGGGCCGACCAGCGCGTCACCGCACTAGAGGCGCTGAAGGCCATCACGATCAACGCCGCACGCCAGTACCGCGAGGCGGACGTCAAGGGCTCGCTGGAGGTCGGCAAACTCGCCGATCTCGTTGTGCTGGATGATAATCCGCTGACGGTTGACCCGATGACCATCAAGGACATCACGGTCGTCGAGACGATCAAGGAAGGGTCTACCGTCTACCGCGCCTAGGTCAGCGGGTCACGGCGTGAGCGCCCCATGTCACGGCGTGAGCAGGACCTTGACGACCTCGCCCGACCGCGCCGCGACGGCGGCGTAGCCGTCGGCCGCTTGCTCCAGTGGCAGGGAGGTGGTGAAGATCCCGTCGACGTCGAGGCGCCCGCTCTGCAGCAGCGGGATGAGTTCGGGCCAGGTCTGCTGGACCGGCGCAGTGGTCATCCGGAAGGTGAGGCTGCGCAGCAGGGCGGTGATCGCCGGGAACGGATAGGGGTTGAGGTTGTGCACCCCGACCACCGACACCGTGCCGCCGGCACGCACGGTGGCCAGCGAGTCGTCGAGCGTGGTGTCGTTGCCGACGGCGTCGATCACCGAATGCGCCCCGAGGCCGTCGGTCGCCTCCATGACGGTCGGTGCGGCTGCCGGTTCGATCGCGATCGCGCCGAGCCGGGCGGCCCGCTCCCGGCGCTGCGCGACCGGGTCGACGGCGTAAACCCGTGCCGCACCCTGGAACAGCGCGCTGCGCACCGCGCACAGCCCGACCGCACCCAGCCCGATGACCACCACAGTGCCGCCGAGCGGGATGTCGGCGCGTTTGGCCGCGATCCAGCCGGTGGACAGGTTGTCAGTGAGCAGCAGGGCCTGCTCGGTGTCGATGTTCTCCGGCATCTTGAGCAGCTGGAAGTCGGCGGCCGGCACGGCCATCAGTTCTGCCTGCGCGCCGCCGAGCACCCCGGAACCGAAGACCTGCGGACCCGATGCGCACAGGATCGGATCCTTGGTCGCGCAGCCGGTGCAGGCGCCGCAGCCGGCCACCGACGACACGATGACCTGGTCGCCGACCTTCACCGTGCGCACATCCGAGCCGACCTCGACGACCGTGCCGATGGCCTCGTGGCCCAGCGAGAGAGGCTGGAACAGCGGGTAGTCGCCCTCGTAGAAGTGCAGGTCCGAGCCGCAGATGGCGGCCGCCGTCACCTTGACGATCGCGCCTGTCGATCCGGGCAGCACCGGGTCCGGCCAGTCGTCGACCCGGACCGATCCCGGTGTGTCGATGAGCACCGCGCGCATGGTGTCCTCACTCTCCCTTTGTCACAACGAAGTTCGACCAGTCCGGGGTTCGTATCGCATTCCAGTAGACCGGCAACCGCCACGGACTCACGGTGTGGATCTCCCCGTCGGGATTCTTGAAGTAGGAGTGTTCGATCGACGGGTGCGCCCACACCATCAGATTGATCTCGTCCTGATGCTTACGGTGCCACGCCGCGGTGGCCTCGGCCGTCGGTTCGATTGTCTTCCAGTTGTTTTCGACGATGTCAGCCAGACAGCTGTTGATGTAGCGCATCTGCAGCTCGGAGTTGAAGATCAGGCTGCCGCCGTGCGCCAGGTGGTTGCCGGGGCCGTACAACATGAAGAAGTTCGGGAACCCGGGCACGGTGATGCCGAGATATGCGGCTGGCCGCTCACCCCACGAAGCGCGCAGATCCACTCCGTCGCGGCCGGTGATCCGCATCGGGTAGAGCACCTCGGTGGCACGAAACCCGGTGGCGTACACGATGATGTCGATATCGTGGGTCACCCCGTCGGCCGTCACCACACCGTGCGGCGTGATCCGCTCGATCGGGGTGCGCACCAATTCGACGTCGTCGCGGCGCAGGGTGGTGAGCCAGGTTCCGTTGTCCTGCAACGTGCGTTTGCCGGTCGCAGGATAGTCGGGCAGCACCTTGGCCAGCAGTTCCTGGTCGTCGCCGACCTGGGTGGTGATCCAGTCGGTGAACATCAGGCGGGCCATCGCGTTGATCTCGCTGACCGCGTAGTTCGGGTCGTCGGGGTGGACGTAGTCCGGGTCGGATCGGGCCGCCTCCAGTCCCTTGTCGGCACCGGGCCACAGGAGCAGGAAGCGGTACCAACGGTTGTAGTAGGGAAGATGATTCATCGCCCACCGCACGCCGTCGGGAACGCTGTCGTGATACATCGGGTTCGGGAACATCCACTGCGCGGTGCGCTGGAACACCGTCAGGTGCGCCACCTGGTCGGCGATCGCCGGAGCGATCTGAAAGCCGCTGGCCCCCGCGCCGATGAGCGCGACGCGCTTGCCGGTCAGGTCTACGGAGTGGTCCCACGCCGCGGAGTGGAAGGCCGGCCCCTCGAACTCATCGGCGCCCTCGATGTCGGGCAGCGCGGGCCGGTTGAGTTGACCGACTGCGGTGATGACGGCCCGTGCGTCAAGAGCGGATTCGGCTCCGTCCTTGTCCCGCACTATTACTCGCCAGATACCGTCGTCGTCGCTCCATTCGGCCGAGACAACCTCGGTCTGCCAGCGGACGTTGGCGTCGAGCTGATGGCGGGCCAGCACGGTCTCGAAGTAGGCCCGCAGTTCGGGTTGTTCGGCGAAGTAGTGCGACCAGTCGTTGCTCGGCTCGAAGCTGTAGCAGTAGAAGTGATTCGCCACATCCACTCGGGCGCCGGGATAGCTGTTCTCCCACCAGGTTCCGCCCGGGCCGGCGTTCTTCTCCACGATCGTGAACGGGATGTTGGCCTGCTTGAGCCGGATGCCGGCAAGCAGACCCGACTCCCCACACCCGATCACGACGACCGGGAAGTCGGCGGTCGCAGCCGGGTCGAGCGCGGCCGGGCGGCGGGGGTCGACGTCTTCGAGGTCCATCTCCTCGAGAACCATCGGACGGTACTCGTCGTCGACATGCTCGCAGGCCGTCCAGTCCAGCATCTCCCCGATCAGTTCGGGGCTCAGCGGCACCGGACCCGGGCAGCCCCGGTCGCGGTAGTCGGCGATGATCGGAAGGGCGAGCGCCCGAGCCTTGGCCTTGTCCTCCTCGGACATGAAGCCCTGCACCTCGTTGAGGAAGACGCCGGCCTGCGTGAACTCGCGGATGAAGCGCGGATCGCCGGTGATGTGGACCAACGACAACAGCAGCGTGGGAATGCTGACCTGCTCCAACGCCGCCGCGATCTCCTGATCGCTTGACGTGAACGGTTGGCCCGCATACGGATTGGTCGTCATCGACGGTGTCCTCTCACCCAACGGCAATTACGCTACGCATAGTTCCGTAATTGCCGCCACAACGATACTGTCGGCGCCGTCGAGGATCAAGGTCCAGTCCTAGGATGCGGTCTTGCCATACTGGGCGGCGTGGCGAACACCGACATCCATCCCGAACTGCGCAAAGCCGCGCGGTTTACCCCGCGCGCGCTGATCTCCCCCAAGACTCTGCCGATCCTGCGGCGGCTGACGGGCCTGCAACGGCCGAAGAACGACGGAGTCGAGGTGCTGACATTGGAGTCGGGCGTCGGTATCCGCCTTTATCGGCCTGCCGGTGCGACCACGACCACCCCGGCGCTGCTGTGGATCCACGGCGGCGGCTATGTCCTGGGGACCGCGGCGCAAGACGATGCCCTGTGCCGCCGGTTCGTCGCGGCGTTGGGCATCACAGTCGCCTCCGTCGACTACCGCCTGGCCCCCGAACACCCGTACCCCGCTCCGCTGGAGGACTGCTACACCGCCCTGCAGTGGCTGGCCGGCCTGCCCGCCGTCGACGCGGACCGGATCGCGATCGGCGGGGCCAGCGCCGGCGGCGGACTTGCCGCCGCACTGGCGCTGCTTGCCCGCGACCGCGATGGCGTGAAGCCGGTCTTCCAGCTGCTGGTCTATCCGATGATCGACGACCGCAGCGTGGGCCAGCACCTCAACGATCCGGGGCAGCGCCTCTGGAACGCCACCAGCAACCGGTTCGGCTGGCAGGCCTACCTGGGTGGCGCCGATCCCGAGATCGCGGCGCCCGGGCGTCGCACCGATCTCGCGGGGTTGCCGCCGGCCTGGCTCGGCGTCGGCACATTGGACCTCTTTCACGACGAGGACCTCGACTATGCGGCACGACTGCAGGCAGCGGGTGTGCCGTGCGAAGTCCACGTGGTGCCCGGCGCGTTCCACGGGTTCGACGGCATCGTCGCCAAAGCCGACGTGTCCAGAAAGTTCTTCAACAGCCAGTGCGAAAGCCTGCGCGCAAGTTTCGGGAGCTGAGCCGATGTCCGCGTTGAGCACCGAACAGCGGGACCTGGCCGAGGCGGTGACCGACCTGATGGCCAAGCGGTCCCCGGAAGCCGAGGTGCGCCGGCTGATGGCCACCGACACCGGGTACGACCCCGCGGTGTGGGCCGAGCTCGCCGCCATGGGTCTGCTGGGCCTGGCGATACCCGAAGAGTTCGGCGGGTCCGGGGCCGGTGCCGTCGAGGTGGGTCTGGTGATGGAGGCCATGGGACGGGCGCTGCTCTGCGCGCCATACCTGTCCACCGCGGTCTTGACCACGCATTTACTTGCGGCACTGGGCGACTCGGACGAGCAGGCTGACGTGCTGCCGCGGATCGCCGCCGGCGAGCTGATCACGACGGTGGCGTTCGCCGAGCAGGGGTCGGCACGACCACCCGTGGCCTCGACCACGACGGCACGCGCCGACGGCTCGGGATGGCGGCTGTCGGGCAGCAAGACCTACGTCTTGGACGCGGCCAGCGCCGGGCGCATCTACGTGCTCGCCGGGGACGGGGTGTTCGCGGTGGACGCCGGCGCACCGGGCCTGGAAGTCGACGTGCTGTCCACGGTTGACCCGACCCGCAAGCAGGGCCGAGTCATGGTGAACGACACCCCCGCCCGGCTGGTCGGTGCGGCAGGCTCCGGTGCGGCAGCGCTCGATCACGCGCTGGACCTCGCCGCGGTTGCACTGCTCGGCGAGCAGGCCGGCGGCGCGATGTGTGCGATGCGGATGGCTGCCGACTACGCCAAGACCCGGTTTCAGTTCGGGCGGGCTATCGGTAGCTTCCAGGCGATCAAGCACATGTGCGCCGACATGCTGCTGGAGGCTGAGTCGGCATTGTCGGCGGCCCGGCATGTCGCAGCAGCGTTCGATGCCGCCGACGAGTCCCGTTTCGTGGATCTGGCTGCCGCACAGGCATATTGCTCGGATGCCTTCGTCACGGTCGCGGCGAACAGCATTCAGGTGCACGGCGGGATCGGGTTCACCTGGGAGCATCCCGCTCACCTCTACCTGCGGCGGGCCCGGACCGATGCCGAACTGTTCGGCGACCCGGCGTGGCACCGGGAACGTTACGTGCGACTGCGAGAGGCACAGTGATGACCGACGACGAGGTGCGCAACGAGGTCCGGGGTTGGCTGGCGGACAACTGGGACCCCACGCTGGACCGCGGCGCCTGGGCACAGCGGGTGTTCGACGCCGGCTGGGCGGTACCCAGCTGGGAGCCGCAGT contains the following coding sequences:
- a CDS encoding alpha/beta hydrolase, which encodes MNSSLTRLTAELRRPRPLARALVELANAANGFRPLGRQGYKTLVVFSFGWPTSEVPMLYLGGSVLDAARRGLRGDFRGRRGVAALALTAASWLFLLAIQRRNVTTPRPVLRDALVEGLGEDFTDVLDTLPGTPSPSGRPSGFSPVAALAPAWRTTWSRRRFVDKTSTISYGPHGRANLADVWRRRDLPREGKAPVLLEVPGGAWAIGWRRPQAYPLMSHLADRGWICVAMNYRVSPAHTWPDHIVDVKRALAWIKENIADYGGDPNFVAITGGSAGGHLAALAALTPNDPQYQPGFTDADTSVVAAVPVYGRYDWYTTHGNGRREFIGYLERLVVKRQFSRFRDIYTAASPIRRLRADAPPFFILHGEHDSVIPVDEARDFVAEFRTVAQAPVLYAELPGAQHAFDIFSSPRAHQSAEAVGQFLSWVYAKWSTKGEHA
- the fadD12 gene encoding acyl-CoA ligase FadD12, translated to MDLLSRLTSVGDAVVTLAKAGFLTPMRPDRTVAMVNAARAEGLSIATGFATAAARRPDSPGLIDELGTLTWRELDQRAHALAAALQQLPGGTPEVVGIMARNHRGFVESLIAATRIGADVLLLNTSFAGPALAEVVNREHADVVIYDEEFTASVDRAVADRPAAIRILAWTDEPTTAPTVEKLIEAHSGQRAATSERKSKLILLTSGTTGTPKGAKHSGGGASNLIAILSRTPWRLGETTVVVAPMFHAWGFSQLVFASAMACTVVTRRKFDPEATLALVDKYKATGLCVVPVMFDRIMDLPDDVRAKYSGRSLRFAACSGSRMRPDVVTKFMDEFGDVIYNNYNATEAGMIATATPTDLRAAPDTAGKPAVGTEIRIYDDEFNAVPTGEVGRIFVKNSTQFDGYTSGNTKDFHDGFMSSGDIGRLDDAGRLFVVGRDDEMIVSGGENVYPIEVEKTLAGHAEVAEATVLGVDDEQFGQRLVAFVVLTDGATANPDDLKAHVRENLANYKVPREITILSELPRGSTGKILRNELIAHTADG
- a CDS encoding DUF4436 family protein, whose translation is MRKHVRRVRDIGLRRVIIAAALLVAVLAASVAGYASSRNNTDQESFFGDGDNADRVNVTAWITKVDSATQQLSVTIIQVAPNGKLANPDGNFIQDVTLTTAAIGNWKAEIKAGDPAPDIEQRVGVDGAVTDYPFDRYTGQLEVHVFTPEGNNLPVALTVVNTDPFFGLNTSSVTSQGGVAVNLGLHRTMPTVIFAVFIMVLMLGLALGAVVAAFYILHWRRGLIFPACSMMAAILFALIPLRNAVPGNPPIGSIIDFGSFFIAEAVISISLISSIVLGFRHQRKIELAESAATEVLEKNPAEDSPTTATEYR
- a CDS encoding WS/DGAT/MGAT family O-acyltransferase is translated as MKRLRGWDAVLLYSEAPNVHMHTLKVAIIELQDLGERTFGVEEFRQVIRGRLYKLDPFRYQLVTIPFKFHHPMWRENCDVDLEYHIRPWRVKEPGGRRELDEAIGEIASTPLDRDRPLWEMYFVEGLANGRIAVVGKIHHALADGVASGNLMARGMDLQSGPDPDQDFSTDPSPRRGELVRSAFADHFRQIAKLPSVIKYTADGMSRVRRSNRKLSPELTMPFTPPPSFLNHMLAPERRFATATLALAEVKETSKLLGVTINDMVLATAAGALRTLLLRYDGVADHPLLASVPVSFNFDPDRVSGNYFTGMMVAVPVDVEDPLERVRQTHDAAVLAKESHQLVGPELISRWSTYLPPAPAQALFKWLSTKDGQNKVLNLPISNVPGPREHGRVGGALVTEIYSVGPLTTGSGMNITVWSYVDQLNISVLTDSITVGDPHEVTEAMLAAFSEIRVAAGLSGELAVVETAMAQA